The sequence TTAACAATCTCTTATAGCTTCAATTTTTTGctccccaacacacacacactctgtctctctctctccatgatAACTAATAAATTTCTTTACAATATTTTTAGGTAAAATGTAACTGTTCCAAGAACCAAACCTTATGTTTCATTCATAGGGAAGCAAAACTCCCAAACAGTGATTACTGGTTATGCTAAAGCTTCTGATAAAGATGCCAATGGGACAGAGATCGGAACCTTTGGTTCAGCTACCGTCAATGTGGAATCTGATTACTTTTGCTCTACAGAGATCACTTTTGAGGTAGGTAAATCattcaaaaaattaaacaataaaGTGAAACCATAGTGCATTCTATGACTAACTTAAGGAAGTTCTGATTTGCAAGTTCATAATATCCATGTTTGCAGATTACAGTAGTTGCAAAGCCTGGGATGAATGGGGCACAAGCAGTTGCATTCAAAATCAGTGGAGACAAATCAATGTTCTATAAAGTAAAGTTTGTTGGGTCGCAGGATACCCTCTTAGACGATAAAGGAACACATTACTTCTACCAATGTTACATTCAAGGATCCATTGACTTTATATTTGGAAATGCAAATTCACTCTATCAGGTATTGGGAAATGAGTCTTGGTGAATCTTCAACGTCCCTGGTCCGTGGatatagcatttattttctctctccttattgaATAGATGTCATATCCATGGATCAGGAACGTTCACATACGTCAAGATTCACTGCTCTCTCaagaaatttaatttatttcataAGCTAATCTATGCGTATGAAAGCTTTTGTGATTCAGATATTAAAAGGTTGTGTttattgaagaaagattgcACCATCACCTCAACAGCTGAAAACTTTGGAGCAATTGCAGCTCATTATAGGAAATCAAAAGGCGAAGATTCAGGATTTTCTTTTGTAAATTGCAGAGTAAATGGGTCTGGCAAGGAAATTGACCTGGGAAGAGCTTTGGGTAAATATGCAAGAACTGTGTATTCCTATTGTGATTTGGATATCAATGTATCTGAGCAGCCATGGAGTGATTGCGAAGATGAGTCAAGAAGAAGGTAACAACATATCTCTATTGATATCCTGCATTGATGGAACTAAAGTTGTTTTGATCAAACTAATTGAACTTGGCTATTGATCTGTAGGACTCTgcaatttggagaatttgaatcTAGTGGCAAAGGTGCAGAACAGATGGAACACTTCTTGGGAAGAAAAGCAAAACATATGAAACAAAAGTCATGGGTCAAGCCATTGAGTTTTCAAGAAGCAAAGTCTTTTTTGGATAAGACTTTCATAGATGGTGATGGATGGATAAGAGTTTAGTGAAGGTTGTTAAATGGTTAGGTGCAAATGGTTCTATTTGCtgcaagattttttaggtgaaattgaaatcgaatccgAATCATTTTTAATAAACGGTTTTAGATAGTggaatcaaaaccaattatttattattattatttttttattcaaatggcTTCTTTCCTTTGTAATTTTTCGTTAAAATGGATGTAAACTTAATATTCAATTAGAATTGTTATTGTTATATAGTTTGTTAATAATTGTTcatttatatttgtttttatgttttctattttttattcaaaagttTGAATCCCTTTTAATTTTTagtgggatttgtttattctaatTATGAATGATTTAACTTACTATGTATATATTAATTGGTTTTAGACGATTTACCGTtgatttaaatatttaattaataggtGTAAATAATTTGACTCGACTctgttcaattttgatttaattttgacACCCTCAAGTTTAGCACCTCCTGAAGTTCTagaattgaaattagaaactgtTTAGTGAATGGAGTAATCCCGTatgaaggcaaaaaaaaaaacaaaaaaaaaaaaaaaaaaaaaaaaaaaaaaacaaaaaaacaaaaaaaaaaaaacaaaaaggaatccAACGGTCAACAACCAATAAGTCCTAAACTCAAATtactttaaatttaaaaataaataaataaataaaagggagaTAGAATAGAGGTGGTCCCCAGCTCTTGAATcagatttcttttctaattCGGGATTTTCTGGCCAACAACTTGATATGGTATAATCCCGATTCAATTCTAAACTGGGTTGGTTTAAAATGGGGCGGTTTGGATGGTTTAACAAGAAAAAGATCTCATACATCCCAATGCTGTAATTAGGTTGTGGCCATCACGATCGGATGTCCTTGGCATATTCAAAAAAATGGACTAGACCGACCGGCCGGTTAAGTTGACTAGACCGGGAATTTACCAACGAACCTCTGTTCCACAAGCAGCACTCTTACAATTAGATGAATTTCATTGTATGCTAGGATCCCTCATTGTACACTGAAGTTAGTAGTTTTCAAAGTCAAACctacttgttttgtaattttttttcttatctaagTAGATCTTGgcaattttcccttaagctttaacTAAGATTTAGAGTATAATTGTGAATTTATTTTCACATGAAAATTCAGGCTAACCGGCTAAGCCGCTTAGTAGATGAGGGTGACGATGACCTGTAGTCGCAGGTTGGCCATGTTCTGTCAATGTTTGGGTTTTTTGTTCAAGCCATTGTGACCGGCAGGGACCATTGGAGAACTTGGCCAATCTATCACCTCATTGGCCGTGTTAACAACAATGACACTAACTTCATTTTAAGAAATTGAGTAATTACTATTATGCGAACAAGGAAGATCGTTAGAGTTCAAATTTCATGGTTGATCCTTTTGACCTAGTGTAAACTGAAAGAAATTTGTGCAATAAATATGAAGGATTATGTTATGATCCTATATCAGTCATAAATGGGGGCTGATTTCACATCAATTTTGCAAGAAAATTAACATggattgatatggtcttggattCTTTAATCTTATAAGTCGGTTTATGGAGTTGAGTTCTTCTAGATTAGTATAAGATTATAGATATGATTTTTCTACCTCTCTTCAAAAGCATTTAATCATGAGTTCAATGTGACCATTGTGGGAATGAGTGGAGACATAATGTAACTAGAcccaaatttatttatttaattttttttttgggtaaactaGACTCAATTGTATTAACTATATTGGTTtaaagaagcaaaatatagCTTGGTAggaagatttatttattttttttggttggagaCTAATCGAGTTTTAGAGCACAAGAAGTTGATCTTGTGTAAATTAGTATTTGGGTGGCTTTGTGAAATTAGTTTATTCTAGTTAGGAGGCACTTGTCCCACTTGGAGGCCTCTTTTCTATGAGTAGTTTATGGGTCTCAAAATTTTTGGATGTTGCCATATCATCATCTTcccaagagagaagaaaaaaatgattgaagATTATAAGGTTTTGTTTAGTCGTAACCAAACTTGTAATCTATGAATAATAGTATATATGACTGAATACAAAAAATCATGCTTCCTGAGTTTCACATGATTCTGACAaaaacaccaagaaaaaaaaattcataatgacTTGGACTTGGTTTATTTCTTAAACCTGGCGAGTCTCTATGACTCTTGACCAGATTATCTTggagttttttttattcaactCAGGTGACTTGCCCAAATCGAAACCTAATTTTCCAACTATGATTTAGATTTGTAAATATAGTGGGAAAAACGTTGGTAAAAATCATAGTCCAAGATTTGTGGGGTTGCTTGTTTGAAAATACATATTCAATCAAGATTCATACATATTTGTAGGTCTACACCTAGTGCAGTatggattaaataaaaaagtagctGAAAATATAGAGAAAAGATCCTTACCTGGCTGTGCGCCCCTATGCGTAGGAACAAGGATGGCGAAAAAACCACATTACCCCTGGTTGGATGCCGTGCGGCTTTTTTGGGCTCTCTTtgctgtcaattttttttttttttttcacataaaTGGTTTGGCATACACTTacacataggggtgtcaattcctaaaccgaaccggtaaaaccgacCAAACCAAATCGATAACAAcacgaaccgaaccaaaccaaaaccttattggttcggttcggtttggtttggagtattgcagccccaaaaccaaatcgaaccgcaccgaaaactggatgaacccaaaaccggctcaaaacccagatcgaaactgaaaccaaacagGTAAAagaccgaaacactccaaaattcattaaaaaaaatcaaactttgcatagttttgtatacatttgtatggaaattcgaatccaaactggaccaaaaatcaaaacctacccggttacaaatcgatttaagaaatcgaagacaaaccgaaatcaatccgaaactggaatttccttattagttcgatttcgatttcagcttttccacaccaaaaccgactcaacccggaccaaaaccgagccggaccgaccgattgacacccctacttaagatgtcaaatcaaaaccaaaactgaaaatCGAATCCAATTCCGAACCTAAATCTGTAAAAATAA is a genomic window of Macadamia integrifolia cultivar HAES 741 chromosome 13, SCU_Mint_v3, whole genome shotgun sequence containing:
- the LOC122058998 gene encoding pectinesterase QRT1-like; this encodes NVTVPRTKPYVSFIGKQNSQTVITGYAKASDKDANGTEIGTFGSATVNVESDYFCSTEITFEITVVAKPGMNGAQAVAFKISGDKSMFYKVKFVGSQDTLLDDKGTHYFYQCYIQGSIDFIFGNANSLYQKDCTITSTAENFGAIAAHYRKSKGEDSGFSFVNCRVNGSGKEIDLGRALGKYARTVYSYCDLDINVSEQPWSDCEDESRRRTLQFGEFESSGKGAEQMEHFLGRKAKHMKQKSWVKPLSFQEAKSFLDKTFIDGDGWIRV